A stretch of Desulfitobacterium dichloroeliminans LMG P-21439 DNA encodes these proteins:
- a CDS encoding thiamine pyrophosphate-binding protein — translation MEGKCRAGALVSEVLKKEGAKYIFGIPGGHIYPAMERCEELGIPFIGVRHEMTAAFAAEGWALTTGKFGVCTGTAGPGVTNLLTGLANSYVGGFPVFALGGKARVTENDRNELQDFNQMAILSQMTKHARAVSEPKRIPEYVGRAIAHATTGKPGPVYIEVPRDLMETEVDLSTVEFQERYITESKPQGDPASIQAALELIKEAQKPVIIAGSGVWFSQAHHELQAFVEKTGIPFATRNAARGCITDKHPLFISPGYDHPILQALLAEADLAIVIGTRPGFTLGRGNFRKDMKIIRIDIDAAELNNQLDVKVGIHGDAKEVLKQLNAGVESASRPQWVGFLNAVKQQFAGLFGQMCDPSHSPIHPVHLMSQIAQRVNEETIVVVDGGDTATWATLALPAYGPGQMLSIAATSFGPLGVGMGYAIAAKLAHPEKKVIMITGDGAFGYGVAEFDTLKRYGLDITTIILNDGLWGMIKRSEAKKANGKAKFVGVELMEQVHYEKVVESLGGYGEFVTDPAEVGNAIDRALACGKMSCVNVITDPQFGPPSR, via the coding sequence ATGGAAGGAAAATGCAGAGCAGGAGCTCTTGTTTCTGAGGTCTTGAAAAAGGAAGGCGCTAAATATATCTTTGGTATTCCAGGTGGGCATATCTATCCTGCCATGGAGCGCTGTGAAGAACTGGGTATTCCCTTCATCGGTGTTCGTCATGAAATGACCGCTGCTTTTGCAGCAGAAGGCTGGGCCTTAACCACCGGTAAATTCGGAGTATGCACAGGAACTGCCGGTCCAGGGGTGACTAATTTACTTACCGGCTTAGCCAACTCTTATGTGGGAGGGTTCCCGGTTTTTGCTCTCGGCGGTAAAGCTCGGGTTACGGAAAATGACCGTAACGAGCTCCAAGATTTTAATCAAATGGCTATTCTCAGTCAAATGACTAAGCATGCTCGTGCTGTCTCTGAGCCCAAACGGATCCCGGAATATGTGGGAAGAGCTATCGCTCATGCCACTACCGGCAAACCTGGACCAGTCTACATCGAGGTTCCCAGAGATCTTATGGAAACTGAAGTAGATCTCTCCACAGTGGAGTTCCAAGAAAGATATATCACTGAAAGCAAGCCCCAAGGAGATCCTGCCAGCATTCAAGCTGCTCTGGAACTGATTAAAGAAGCTCAAAAGCCGGTCATCATCGCTGGTTCTGGAGTATGGTTCTCCCAAGCTCATCATGAACTCCAAGCATTCGTAGAAAAAACCGGCATTCCCTTCGCAACCCGCAACGCAGCCAGAGGATGCATCACTGATAAACATCCATTGTTCATTAGCCCCGGCTATGATCACCCCATTCTCCAAGCCCTTTTGGCAGAAGCAGATCTAGCCATCGTTATCGGCACTAGACCTGGCTTTACCTTAGGCAGAGGAAACTTCCGCAAAGACATGAAAATCATCCGCATCGATATCGATGCTGCAGAACTGAATAATCAGCTAGACGTTAAAGTGGGTATCCACGGCGATGCTAAGGAAGTTTTGAAGCAGCTCAATGCCGGAGTCGAGTCAGCAAGTCGTCCCCAATGGGTAGGATTCCTTAATGCCGTAAAACAACAATTTGCCGGTCTCTTTGGCCAAATGTGCGACCCCAGTCATTCACCTATTCATCCAGTTCATTTGATGAGTCAAATTGCACAAAGGGTGAATGAAGAAACCATCGTCGTCGTCGATGGGGGCGATACGGCTACTTGGGCTACTTTAGCACTACCAGCTTATGGCCCTGGACAAATGCTCTCTATTGCTGCAACTAGCTTTGGTCCTTTAGGTGTGGGCATGGGTTATGCCATCGCCGCTAAGCTGGCCCATCCAGAGAAGAAGGTCATTATGATCACTGGAGACGGAGCCTTCGGTTATGGAGTAGCAGAATTCGATACCTTGAAGCGGTATGGACTTGATATCACCACTATTATCCTTAACGATGGTCTCTGGGGCATGATCAAGCGCTCTGAGGCTAAGAAAGCCAACGGCAAAGCCAAATTCGTGGGTGTAGAGCTAATGGAACAAGTCCATTATGAAAAGGTAGTGGAAAGCTTGGGCGGTTACGGTGAATTCGTCACAGACCCTGCAGAAGTAGGCAACGCTATCGACCGTGCTCTAGCTTGCGGCAAAATGTCCTGCGTCAACGTCATCACCGACCCCCAATTCGGCCCCCCTAGCAGATAA
- a CDS encoding SCP2 sterol-binding domain-containing protein has protein sequence MSVKEEIYSFCEKMNTDPGHMEDKDLTFQVNLKESGPIQMVIKDAQITVYEDCPHTPELTLTISDDDYSKLLKNQLNTTVGLMTGKVKVDRVDKALRLLEVVKQYY, from the coding sequence ATGAGCGTAAAAGAAGAAATCTACTCATTTTGCGAGAAAATGAATACTGACCCAGGTCATATGGAAGATAAGGATTTAACCTTCCAAGTTAACCTAAAAGAAAGTGGCCCCATCCAAATGGTCATCAAGGATGCTCAAATCACAGTGTATGAGGATTGCCCCCATACACCGGAGTTGACCCTAACCATCTCTGATGATGATTATTCTAAATTACTTAAAAACCAACTCAACACTACAGTGGGTCTAATGACTGGAAAGGTTAAAGTGGACCGCGTTGATAAGGCCTTAAGGCTTTTGGAAGTCGTTAAGCAATACTACTAA
- the xsc gene encoding sulfoacetaldehyde acetyltransferase, which yields MEKVRMTPSEAICETLLAEGVDHVTGIVGSAFMDLLDLFPTAGIKFVPVRHEQSAGHMEDAYTRVTGRAGVLIGQNGPGITNMVTSVAAANSAHTPMVIICPSAGTPTVGWDGFQEADTVQIFKAITKETIRVPHPSRAADCLRTAFRIAYAERGPVLYDIPRDYFYGEIDEQILEPHQYRVSQRGCGDLASIAKSVELLGSAKRPVIISGRGVVDTQSKDIVARIAELLTAPVACTYLHNDAFPSDHHLWLGPIGYMGSKAAMNTVAEADVILALGTRLSVFGTTPQYDINYFPDSAKIIQVDINPRNIARTHPVEVGLIADAKEAAKEILKGLQAKIPAPQVNEEYMSVIKSRQVAWDKEIAELAMVDGDPINPRRALLEIQNVLPENAIVTTDIGNVSSTANSYLRFKGEGMHIAALTFGNTGFAYPAALGAQMANPDAPVVAIVGDGAWGMSLHEVSTAVEHNLPVVAIVFRNMAWCAEKKNQIDFYNNRFIGADIPNPESFAPVAIAMGAEGIRVSNPEEVGPALEKALASRKPTVLEIVCDGTQLAPPFRKDALKLPTRLLPKYKDLDVRNW from the coding sequence ATGGAAAAAGTAAGAATGACACCCAGTGAAGCTATCTGCGAAACCTTATTGGCTGAAGGGGTGGATCATGTAACAGGTATTGTAGGATCAGCTTTTATGGATCTGTTAGATCTCTTTCCCACAGCCGGGATTAAATTCGTTCCTGTTCGTCATGAACAATCCGCCGGACATATGGAAGATGCTTATACTCGTGTAACCGGCCGTGCAGGAGTGCTCATTGGCCAAAATGGCCCTGGTATCACTAATATGGTCACCTCTGTGGCGGCAGCCAATTCGGCTCATACCCCTATGGTTATTATTTGCCCCTCAGCTGGGACTCCGACAGTGGGCTGGGACGGCTTCCAAGAAGCAGACACCGTTCAGATTTTCAAAGCTATTACTAAGGAAACCATTCGCGTACCTCATCCTTCCCGGGCTGCCGATTGCCTGCGGACCGCTTTCCGCATCGCTTACGCGGAGCGGGGCCCTGTACTCTATGATATCCCTAGGGATTATTTCTATGGAGAAATCGATGAGCAGATTCTCGAGCCCCATCAGTATCGTGTTTCCCAACGGGGTTGTGGCGATTTGGCTTCCATCGCTAAGTCTGTCGAGCTCTTAGGTTCCGCGAAGCGCCCAGTCATTATCTCCGGTCGCGGAGTTGTAGATACCCAATCCAAGGACATCGTAGCGAGAATTGCGGAGCTCCTTACTGCACCTGTTGCCTGCACATATCTCCATAACGATGCTTTTCCTTCAGATCATCACCTGTGGCTAGGGCCTATCGGATATATGGGCTCTAAAGCAGCTATGAATACAGTGGCAGAGGCAGATGTTATCCTTGCCTTGGGAACTAGACTTTCTGTCTTCGGTACCACTCCCCAATATGACATCAATTACTTCCCAGACAGTGCCAAGATTATTCAAGTGGATATTAATCCTCGCAATATCGCCAGAACCCATCCGGTAGAAGTAGGTTTGATTGCTGATGCGAAAGAAGCGGCCAAAGAAATCCTCAAAGGATTACAGGCGAAAATTCCCGCTCCTCAAGTTAATGAGGAGTACATGAGTGTCATCAAGAGTCGTCAAGTAGCTTGGGATAAAGAAATCGCTGAATTAGCTATGGTAGATGGCGATCCTATCAATCCCCGCCGTGCTCTTTTAGAAATCCAAAACGTATTGCCTGAAAATGCTATAGTCACTACTGATATTGGTAATGTCTCCTCGACAGCCAATAGCTACCTGAGATTTAAAGGTGAAGGGATGCATATCGCTGCATTGACTTTTGGTAATACCGGTTTTGCTTATCCAGCAGCTTTAGGTGCCCAAATGGCTAATCCAGATGCTCCTGTGGTCGCAATCGTCGGGGATGGTGCTTGGGGAATGAGCCTCCATGAAGTCAGTACAGCCGTAGAACATAATCTACCCGTCGTGGCTATTGTCTTCCGTAACATGGCTTGGTGTGCAGAGAAGAAAAATCAAATCGATTTCTACAACAACCGCTTTATCGGCGCCGATATTCCTAATCCGGAAAGCTTTGCTCCAGTGGCCATCGCCATGGGAGCAGAAGGTATCCGTGTTAGTAATCCAGAAGAAGTGGGACCAGCTTTAGAGAAAGCCTTGGCATCCCGGAAACCCACCGTGCTAGAAATCGTATGCGATGGAACCCAACTGGCACCACCTTTTAGAAAGGATGCGCTGAAATTACCTACTCGCCTCTTGCCTAAGTACAAGGATTTAGATGTAAGAAATTGGTAA
- a CDS encoding iron-containing alcohol dehydrogenase → MYKLYCRTFQRVLKLGTYFIPWRTPKLLEGEKSLGQLPRLIKYQGINNVLIVTDKGISSLGLMNSLLKGLEDVDIKYSVYDEIVPNPTIDNIEEALKLYHNNKCKGIIAFGGGSPMDCAKGVGARIARPHKKIPQMKGLFKVLKKIPPLFAIPTTAGTGSEATIAAVITNQETHEKYAINDLVLIPKYAVLDPALTVGLPPHITSTTGLDALTHAVESYIGRSNTRETKELSRKAVNLIFDNLFEAYSNGTNLVARENMQKASFYAGIAFTRAYVGYVHALAHPLGGFYGTPHGLANAVILPYVLEYYGEPAHKPLAELADLIGISEKTDTAEEKALKFIDAIKKLNQSMEIPETICGIMEKDIPTMSDRAFKEANPLYPVPRILSREDLIKLYDLIRVKR, encoded by the coding sequence ATGTATAAGTTATATTGTCGAACCTTTCAAAGGGTGTTGAAGCTTGGTACCTATTTTATCCCTTGGCGCACCCCTAAGTTGCTTGAGGGGGAAAAAAGCCTAGGCCAACTCCCCAGGCTTATTAAATATCAAGGCATCAATAATGTACTCATCGTAACTGACAAAGGAATTTCTTCCTTAGGATTAATGAATAGCCTACTTAAGGGATTAGAAGATGTAGATATCAAGTATAGTGTGTATGATGAAATCGTTCCTAATCCGACCATCGATAATATCGAAGAAGCCCTAAAACTGTACCATAACAACAAATGCAAGGGGATTATTGCCTTTGGAGGTGGGTCTCCAATGGATTGTGCAAAGGGAGTGGGAGCGCGTATTGCTCGTCCCCATAAGAAGATTCCCCAAATGAAAGGGCTATTCAAGGTCTTAAAAAAGATCCCGCCTTTGTTTGCTATTCCAACAACAGCTGGGACGGGAAGTGAAGCAACCATTGCAGCAGTAATCACTAATCAGGAAACACACGAGAAGTATGCAATTAATGATTTGGTGCTTATCCCTAAATACGCTGTATTAGACCCCGCGCTTACCGTAGGTTTGCCACCTCATATTACGTCTACGACAGGCCTAGATGCTCTTACTCATGCAGTAGAATCCTATATCGGCAGAAGTAACACCAGAGAAACTAAAGAGTTAAGTAGAAAAGCAGTAAACCTGATTTTCGATAATCTATTTGAGGCCTATTCAAACGGGACAAATCTTGTGGCCCGTGAAAATATGCAGAAGGCATCCTTTTATGCTGGGATTGCGTTTACCCGGGCTTATGTTGGATATGTTCATGCCTTGGCCCATCCCTTAGGCGGATTTTATGGAACACCTCATGGTCTGGCTAATGCGGTGATTCTACCCTATGTGCTTGAATACTACGGGGAGCCAGCCCATAAACCTTTAGCAGAACTGGCCGATTTAATCGGAATTTCTGAAAAGACGGATACTGCAGAGGAAAAGGCTTTGAAATTTATTGATGCGATTAAGAAGCTTAACCAAAGCATGGAGATACCTGAAACAATCTGCGGAATTATGGAGAAGGATATCCCAACGATGAGTGATCGGGCCTTTAAGGAGGCCAATCCACTTTATCCAGTACCGAGGATTCTATCGAGAGAAGACTTGATCAAGCTTTATGACCTAATAAGAGTAAAGAGATAG
- a CDS encoding aldehyde dehydrogenase — protein MSDFKEMILQQRRYFEEGETKDLNFRMEKLKTLRKVIIDNEEEIREALRKDLNKTPFEAYATEIGIVLEELSYTFKHLPKWVKRKRVRTPITQFLATSFTYPEPHGITLIMSPWNYPFQLAMAPLIGAIAAGNCSVIKPSEYSFNTSVVIEKLIKENFKEEFITVVRGGREANKTLLDEKFDHIFFTGSVAVGKTVMEAASKHLTPVTLELGGKSPCIVDETANIDLAAKRIIWGKLLNSGQTCVAPDYLLVHSSIKSKLIDKMKEYVVEFYGENPSKNEDYPKIINEKHFKRLQSLILGEEIVFGGQFNEETRQISPTIVHNVTWDSPVMVEEIFGPILPVLEFEHLSEVISQINKHPKPLALYFFTTIKEREEQILRDISFGGGCINDTIVHLATSYMPFGGVGESGMGGYHGKASFDTFSHQKSIMKRSNLLDIPFRYPPFKNKLSLVKKVMR, from the coding sequence ATGAGTGATTTCAAAGAAATGATCCTTCAGCAAAGAAGATACTTTGAAGAGGGTGAAACCAAAGATCTGAATTTTCGTATGGAGAAGCTCAAGACCTTAAGAAAGGTCATTATTGATAATGAAGAAGAAATCAGGGAGGCTTTGCGTAAAGACTTAAACAAGACGCCCTTTGAGGCCTATGCTACAGAAATAGGGATTGTTTTAGAAGAATTGAGTTACACATTCAAGCATCTACCGAAATGGGTGAAAAGGAAAAGGGTAAGAACACCGATAACCCAATTCCTAGCCACAAGCTTCACCTATCCCGAACCCCATGGAATAACCCTGATTATGTCTCCCTGGAACTATCCCTTCCAGCTTGCGATGGCACCCTTGATTGGCGCCATCGCTGCAGGCAATTGCTCGGTTATTAAACCCTCTGAGTATTCCTTCAATACCTCTGTAGTAATCGAGAAGCTCATAAAAGAGAATTTCAAAGAGGAATTTATTACGGTAGTACGCGGTGGGAGAGAAGCTAATAAAACCTTGTTGGATGAAAAATTTGATCATATCTTCTTTACAGGAAGTGTAGCGGTTGGTAAGACAGTCATGGAAGCAGCCTCCAAACACCTTACCCCTGTAACTCTGGAGTTGGGTGGTAAAAGCCCTTGCATTGTGGATGAAACTGCAAATATAGACTTGGCGGCCAAGCGAATCATTTGGGGAAAGCTCTTGAATTCAGGGCAAACATGCGTAGCTCCGGATTATCTCCTAGTTCACAGTAGTATCAAGAGCAAGCTTATTGATAAAATGAAAGAATACGTGGTTGAGTTTTACGGGGAAAATCCCAGTAAAAATGAAGACTATCCAAAGATAATTAATGAAAAGCATTTTAAGCGATTGCAAAGCCTTATCCTAGGTGAAGAAATTGTCTTCGGGGGACAATTTAATGAAGAAACCCGTCAAATCTCCCCAACCATTGTTCATAATGTAACCTGGGACAGTCCAGTCATGGTGGAAGAGATTTTTGGACCCATTTTGCCGGTGCTGGAATTTGAGCACTTAAGCGAGGTTATTTCTCAAATCAATAAACATCCCAAACCCTTGGCACTCTACTTCTTTACTACTATAAAGGAAAGAGAAGAACAGATCCTTAGGGATATCTCGTTTGGTGGAGGATGTATCAACGATACCATTGTGCACTTAGCGACTTCCTATATGCCCTTCGGTGGGGTTGGTGAAAGTGGAATGGGAGGATATCATGGTAAGGCGAGTTTTGATACCTTTTCACATCAAAAAAGTATTATGAAAAGATCTAATTTGTTGGATATTCCTTTCAGGTATCCACCCTTTAAAAATAAGTTAAGCTTAGTAAAAAAGGTTATGAGATAG